The proteins below are encoded in one region of Oxyura jamaicensis isolate SHBP4307 breed ruddy duck chromosome 22, BPBGC_Ojam_1.0, whole genome shotgun sequence:
- the PLAT gene encoding tissue-type plasminogen activator isoform X2: protein MMWKILPYLLLLMGAITITQCQGWHMRYKRGARSRAICTDYSSGEIYQHRGSWLRRSRSQIEYCRCDNGRSRCHTVPIRDTEVKCYRDAGVTYRGTWSRTESGTECLNWNINGLMDQTYSGQRKDAAELGLGNHNYCRNPDEDSRPWCYIYKGGKYIWEYCSVPSCSKVGNNNCKTGRGTDYRGSHSVTSSGATCLRWNSQLIVSKLYTAWRRDAYQLGLGGHNFCRNPDNDNKPWCHVLKGNQLTWEYCNVPTCSTCGIRQRRVHQYRIKVGSHADIEAHPWQAAIFVKYRRAPGEHFLCGGILISSCWVLSAAHCFEEGFSTDQLKIVLGRTSRATREENEQNFQVKNYIVHQRFDSENYDNDIALLQLKSDTKDCAIETDTVRAACLPTPNLQLPDWTECEISGYGRNEEFSPFYSEHLKEGYVRLFPASRCTTQHLDNRTVTDNMICAGDTRNLDDACKGDSGGPLVCMKDDRMHLIGIISWGIGCGRKDIPGVYTNVNRYLDWIQNNMKS, encoded by the exons ATGATGTGGAAAATACTCCCATATCTCCTCCTGCTGATGGGCGCAATCACAATTACTCAATGCCAG GGCTGGCACATGCGTTACAAACGGGGAGCCAGATCTAGAG CCATTTGCACAGACTATTCATCTGGAGAAATATACCAGCACAGGGGGAGCTGGCTGAGACGCTCAAGGAGCCAAATAGAATACTGTAGGTGCGACAATGGTCGGAGTCGCTGCCACACTGTTCCCATCAGAG ATACTGAAGTTAAGTGCTACAGAGATGCTGGAGTAACATACAGGGGTACGTGGAGCAGGACAGAGAGTGGAACTGAATGCTTGAATTGGAATATCAATGGCTTGATGGACCAGACATACAGCGGCCAAAGAAAggatgctgctgagctgggactGGGCAATCACAACTACTGCAG AAACCCAGATGAAGACTCCAGACCTTGGTGCTATATCTATAAAGGGGGAAAGTACATCTGGGAATACTGCAGTGTACCCTCCTGTTCAAAAG TTGGGAACAACAACTGCAAAACTGGAAGAGGCACAGATTACCGAGGCAGTCACAGTGTTACCAGTTCTGGAGCTACCTGTTTGAGGTGGAATTCTCAACTCATTGTCAGCAAGCTATAtactgcctggagaagagatgcTTACCAGCTGGGCCTTGGCGGTCACAATTTCTGCCG gaatCCTGACAATGACAACAAGCCCTGGTGCCACGTACTGAAAGGAAATCAGCTCACATGGGAGTATTGTAACGTGCCTACCTGTT CCACCTGTGGCATACGGCAGCGTAGAGTACACCAGTACCGCATAAAAGTCGGCTCCCATGCAGACATTGAAGCTCACCCATGGCAAGCTGCCATCTTTGTGAAGTATCGCCGAGCACCTGGAGAGCACTTCCTTTGTGGAGGAATTCTGATCAGTTCCTGCTGGGTTTTGTCAGCTGCTCACTGTTTTGAGGAAGG ctttagtACTGATCAGCTGAAGATTGTGCTGGGCAGGACTTCACGAGCAACTCGTGAGGAGAATGAACAGAACTTTCAAGTGAAGAACTACATTGTGCATCAGAGATTTGACTCTGAAAATTACGACAATGACATTG ctctgctgcagttgAAATCTGACACAAAAGACTGTGCTATTGAAACAGACACTGTCCGTGCTGCCTGCCTCCCAACACCAAACTTGCAGCTGCCTGACTGGACTGAATGCGAGATCTCTGGTTATggcagaaatgaagaat TTTCTCCCTTCTATTCAGAGCACCTGAAGGAAGGGTACGTCAGACTATTTCCAGCTAGTCGGTGCACAACACAGCATCTAGACAACCGGACAGTTACAGACAATATGATATGCGCAGGAGACACAAGGAACCTTGATGATGCCTGCAAG GGTGACTCTGGAGGGCCTCTGGTCTGTATGAAGGATGATCGAATGCATCTAATTGGAATCATTAGCTGGGGAATAGGTTGTGGCCGCAAAGACATACCTGGCGTTTATACAAATGTGAATCGTTATCTTGACTGGATTCAGAACAACATGAAatcctga
- the PLAT gene encoding tissue-type plasminogen activator isoform X1 encodes MMWKILPYLLLLMGAITITQCQGWHMRYKRGARSRAICTDYSSGEIYQHRGSWLRRSRSQIEYCRCDNGRSRCHTVPIRACTRNKCYNGGQCSQAYYSPQLFICQCHQGFSGKQCEIDTEVKCYRDAGVTYRGTWSRTESGTECLNWNINGLMDQTYSGQRKDAAELGLGNHNYCRNPDEDSRPWCYIYKGGKYIWEYCSVPSCSKVGNNNCKTGRGTDYRGSHSVTSSGATCLRWNSQLIVSKLYTAWRRDAYQLGLGGHNFCRNPDNDNKPWCHVLKGNQLTWEYCNVPTCSTCGIRQRRVHQYRIKVGSHADIEAHPWQAAIFVKYRRAPGEHFLCGGILISSCWVLSAAHCFEEGFSTDQLKIVLGRTSRATREENEQNFQVKNYIVHQRFDSENYDNDIALLQLKSDTKDCAIETDTVRAACLPTPNLQLPDWTECEISGYGRNEEFSPFYSEHLKEGYVRLFPASRCTTQHLDNRTVTDNMICAGDTRNLDDACKGDSGGPLVCMKDDRMHLIGIISWGIGCGRKDIPGVYTNVNRYLDWIQNNMKS; translated from the exons ATGATGTGGAAAATACTCCCATATCTCCTCCTGCTGATGGGCGCAATCACAATTACTCAATGCCAG GGCTGGCACATGCGTTACAAACGGGGAGCCAGATCTAGAG CCATTTGCACAGACTATTCATCTGGAGAAATATACCAGCACAGGGGGAGCTGGCTGAGACGCTCAAGGAGCCAAATAGAATACTGTAGGTGCGACAATGGTCGGAGTCGCTGCCACACTGTTCCCATCAGAG CCTGCACTAGAAATAAATGCTACAATGGGGGCCAGTGTTCACAGGCATATTACTCCCCACAGCTCTTCATCTGCCAGTGCCACCAAGGTTTCTCTGGGAAGCAGTGTGAAATAG ATACTGAAGTTAAGTGCTACAGAGATGCTGGAGTAACATACAGGGGTACGTGGAGCAGGACAGAGAGTGGAACTGAATGCTTGAATTGGAATATCAATGGCTTGATGGACCAGACATACAGCGGCCAAAGAAAggatgctgctgagctgggactGGGCAATCACAACTACTGCAG AAACCCAGATGAAGACTCCAGACCTTGGTGCTATATCTATAAAGGGGGAAAGTACATCTGGGAATACTGCAGTGTACCCTCCTGTTCAAAAG TTGGGAACAACAACTGCAAAACTGGAAGAGGCACAGATTACCGAGGCAGTCACAGTGTTACCAGTTCTGGAGCTACCTGTTTGAGGTGGAATTCTCAACTCATTGTCAGCAAGCTATAtactgcctggagaagagatgcTTACCAGCTGGGCCTTGGCGGTCACAATTTCTGCCG gaatCCTGACAATGACAACAAGCCCTGGTGCCACGTACTGAAAGGAAATCAGCTCACATGGGAGTATTGTAACGTGCCTACCTGTT CCACCTGTGGCATACGGCAGCGTAGAGTACACCAGTACCGCATAAAAGTCGGCTCCCATGCAGACATTGAAGCTCACCCATGGCAAGCTGCCATCTTTGTGAAGTATCGCCGAGCACCTGGAGAGCACTTCCTTTGTGGAGGAATTCTGATCAGTTCCTGCTGGGTTTTGTCAGCTGCTCACTGTTTTGAGGAAGG ctttagtACTGATCAGCTGAAGATTGTGCTGGGCAGGACTTCACGAGCAACTCGTGAGGAGAATGAACAGAACTTTCAAGTGAAGAACTACATTGTGCATCAGAGATTTGACTCTGAAAATTACGACAATGACATTG ctctgctgcagttgAAATCTGACACAAAAGACTGTGCTATTGAAACAGACACTGTCCGTGCTGCCTGCCTCCCAACACCAAACTTGCAGCTGCCTGACTGGACTGAATGCGAGATCTCTGGTTATggcagaaatgaagaat TTTCTCCCTTCTATTCAGAGCACCTGAAGGAAGGGTACGTCAGACTATTTCCAGCTAGTCGGTGCACAACACAGCATCTAGACAACCGGACAGTTACAGACAATATGATATGCGCAGGAGACACAAGGAACCTTGATGATGCCTGCAAG GGTGACTCTGGAGGGCCTCTGGTCTGTATGAAGGATGATCGAATGCATCTAATTGGAATCATTAGCTGGGGAATAGGTTGTGGCCGCAAAGACATACCTGGCGTTTATACAAATGTGAATCGTTATCTTGACTGGATTCAGAACAACATGAAatcctga